tgtgagtgagatgtgtatttaaccaaagagatgtagtgtcacgaagtgtgagacttatctgagtatggttgccagagggtgttgaggatgcgtgttgggatccaggcggaagtccagcaaggaggaatcgaacgtcggggagcaggcagatggtcaagggcaggagcttggtttcgtggtcgttaggcaggcgtgaggtcgatgtccagtaaggcaagggaaaatccacgggaggtccaaggtgacgagacacacaactcgacgacaaggaaggatggcgggaggctggaagacgacacaacacaggagacaatgagcacaacagggaaggagcacagggagataatttgcacatgcagaggagctagatacgtgtgcgcttactgtactgggtacgtgaagctacgttctcgtgtcggatctcaggctgcgtctgatcttgaaggcagctcgctcatcacaggcaggtgtgtagtttggtgagtgtttgcaggtgcgaggaggcatgcccgcagcggagagagagcacatgtgggagtggcccgtggtgtgcttgtccggacggccagcaggaggagacataacaggaagagaggaagcaggagtgtgacccataacaaaatcaccaaaaatgattaccagGCGCTGCCATttctgctgttcactgctcccctcacctcccagggtgtgaacaagggtgatgggtcaaatgcagagaatcatttcgccacacctagtatgtgtgtgtgtgtgacaatcattggtactttaactttaattttaacttcttAAAGAtgccatatgtagtaatgtgtccagaaatggtactgcaatcacaggTAAAATTCTGTAGTTCCTTCTCagtctccatgactgaggttgccagaatCCGAATCCTACTcaaaggaacttcaaatggcaatcgacaAGTCCTTCCTACGCTGTgagtttatgcttcttgcaagatggtttactaagtaattatgccacattttactgatgttgattagccaaatgtatttgtaaagttatgCAGCAATATTTTCGTccggacagattgttggcattaccctgctaaaatgtctagtttgaccgcacggatcaccatcgaaataattatatataataaaatattatttatagGACTACTGTGATGGCAAACCAAGGCCAACAGTGACATAACCGCCACATTTCGTTCAGAGTAACTctatgttgcatccaacctgacgccctgcattctcttccatgtacaCTTTCAGTGCAGGgtgcaattctatgagccaacccacTTTACACAAAAAACACTTTATGGATAAATCATACAGCCTATGTCAATACACAAGGTAGAAAATCATTAcctgtaatgcattatattgtgccaaacAAATACCACCCTCGTATTCAATTAgccatgctaatgttggaacacatttcctcagcgtatcagcatattgagaacgaaataggcactgacactacccatatccacataggttttattcgTCTAAAATATATTTGGCCATGTCAGTTGgacgacatacaggctaacgagcatatatttcccccgttagcctgtatgtcgatgtgtcattgaccaggctagcatgctaactaagcTTTATACTAGGAGCTGAGCATCACACTAAACATTCGTTGCACGAACAAACTAGCTATGTTGGACAAGTTCATAGACTGTAtttgacaatatagtttacataagAAATGTCTATtcccatttattacaagtaataagaaaacgcaaatgcctgacttacctatcaaggaggaaattagcaagtttggcgtcagttTAAGAAATCTTCTccgtgtgaagactcttcttcggcatggtaatgccggcgttgttttcccaaggatgcgtcgaagcagaacacagcaaaggtatgttataaatggatttattaaataataaatggctaggaacaaaaacaccggtgtaaagagaaaaaggcaaacaaaagacgctaacgtgaaagctaggataaacacaaggaaaactaaatcttggtacgaggacacaaaagagtaaacaaaaacattcagcatgaaagctggaatacaaagtggcttagcgtaggagctagcgagaaaatacatacaattgaaagatgagagtcgtcactgtagcacgtaggcaaattaggatccgagaatgagtaaacagaaaaggtgagcttaaataggagggtgaaaattagtagcaggtgtgcggggcgagactaacaggtggactgatgcgtaactatagtgatggacaaaaacaggaaataaacgggtcagactgagaatgaaacaaagatggaaaaaacaaacatgtgaagatctgagcagcagattgcAACACTCCGCTTTCagtcgtctccatctttcaaaggcatcaccggtacaaatccttgttttgttcctggctttgtcatgaataagttgagaatcgtaatgagaccttttagatttactaaggtctgacatatttaggactttaccagtggcagtagccagacaaAGATGGTGgtgtgtaactggcaacctggatgtgacacactccaAAACTTTGTAATTGGTCAAATGGTGTTGGGTGGGACATCGAAATTAAAACATCAAAAACATTTCTGCCTGTAAATcatattttgaaatgagcatcTCCCTGATAGTGTGTTTGAAAAGAACATgctttattaatgccttttgacatattgGAGCCATTtattgatgacttgacatgaaactATTACATATGACACCTTTAAAGTTTACTAGGTTCTATGCACAGTTCAATGGCTTGCTCGGCTTTTAGCTCGCCTGGTCCTGCTTGCTCATTATTTGTGCGTAACATGTTTAGCCCCGTCCTTCAGTGATGATAATACTAAAGAACTGCAGTTTATTTGTAGCAATTGACAATTAGTGACTTGAGGGAGTGGCTCCTCACGGTGTTTGGAAATTCAGTTTGCTGCTAACTGCCTCTGTTGCAGCTAATTCTTCTAGAAGGCAGGATTAGCAATGCTAATGGgaatcaacattttaaaagtttGAATGGTTCTGGGAGAAACGGAATGTAAGATCCGGTTCACAAGGACGCTCGATGCCTAAACCTACTCATTCGTAGCGCAGAACCTCATCCGGCTCCCCGTCTTACGTGCTAAGCCTTCTGACTAATGTAGTATATTGGCATTTGGCTACACAAACACGGCCTAACTTCCTTGTAAAATATATTAACGTTTACGATGGACCAGATTTTTAACGGCAAAGCATAAACAGAGAATGTATAGACATCAAAAGGAAGCATTTGTaatacaaacagaataatgcAGTCTGCCCTCTAGTGTCATCTTGTAAGTTAGGAATAAAAGgtcactatttatttacaaagtaaacacaaatttgtgtcaaaataaagcttattttttttattgttaaaaacaaaatgtgttttgGAGGCGTTATAGTTACAAAGCAAAGCATAAACAGAGAATGTATAGACATCAAAAGGAAGCATTTGTaatacaaacagaataatgcAGTCTGCCCTCTAGTGTCATCTTGTAAGTTAGGAATAAAAGgtcactatttatttacaaagtaaacacaaatttgtgtcaaaataaagcttattttttttattgttaaaaacaaaatgtgttttgGAGGCGTTATAGTtacaaaaaaatactttgataacaaatttgctttaatttttttgttatcCATCGCAACTTTTTGAAAAAGTTGCCGCAAATTCAAGCCAGTGAAATTCTGGAAGGACTGACATATAAGTAAGTGATATATTGTATTAATGCAAACTTCAACTGTGTCAAATTCCTTAATGGGTGTTTGATTTAGGACTGAACACTCGCAGGGTCATCCAGGATGTCGACAGGATTTCCTGTCTtgtccagcagggggcgccactttGGGTCTTCAATGTCCTCCAGGAGTGCAGCCAGCTCAGCCTCCAACTTGCCAACAGTGTCCTCCACTTTCTGCAAAAATACAGAGGGTATGTTTGTCTGCATGGCAgctaaataatacattaataagcTGTAGTATGAATAATGGAATCATCAGTCATGAATAATACAATATTTTCATTCATATGAATAATAGAGTTGCCCAAAGCAGTTAGTAAAGGGAAGGTTGTGTGAAGTATAACAGTTGTAAATAAGGCATGTTTGGAGCTCTTTAAACGTATAGCAGCAATAACTGACTTCAGAGTCGAAGAAGGATTCCGTGGTACAATTTGCTCTTGAAAAAAAAGTAGGGCGGCTTTACAAGACATAGTGAGCTGAAAAAGCTGTTATTTCCTGTCATCAATAGTTTGGCCTCTCACAAATAAACAGGACACAGCCACATTTGGTTTCAGGTGTGTCCATGAGCACCAGCTGAAAACGAAGGTCCATCCACCCAAACTCCATTGTGTTCTAAAAAGTGAAACCATTCTTCGTTGGAAGGTTGCCTACACTTTAGAAGATATATACTTCGATCCAACACAATCCCCTCAGACGAGAGCTGTCTTATCTAGCCCTTGAGCATGGACTGTGAAGCCCTCAATGACAGgagtgctcacactttttctgcaggcgagctacttttcaattgaccaagtcgaggagatctacctcattcatatttttaattaatatttatttatttatgaaagatacatttttgttaacaagttaatggtgtttaatgataatacaagcatgtttaacacatacagATTCctttatttcatgaagacaagaatataagttggtgtattatctgattctgatgactttaattgattggaatcagacagtggtgcggATAACgtacgcattttcaaatggaggagaaaaaaagtcctcctttctgtccaatgccacatgaaagtggttggatttggcatctcatttgtccaacttgcataatcgtttttaaaccctttgttatgagagtagcatatgtgtgtgtggccctttaatttGTTGACAGCAggcgagtgacgtcagtgagtgtgtgggcgagcgaggagagggagcggtcactgagggtgggggagaaatacattggcatcaaactccgtagcttgctagcttgtgcacgctagctttctgagactcttattttgttagcacaggcaggatgaagcaggtcttttatggtgaagacaggaactgtgcagtcggtctttagagttttgacagcaggtacggcccaagagtctgttgaaataaaaagtgtttctctccatcctgtcagtgatttttttcttaaatatgagcttgcagcagccagcgtcatctcacaagatcctcgggtgccgagaatgtcaaacaactgacgaaagtgaagtcttggtgaagattgatgattgctcatttttatgtctattttttttatgcctggcttgtgatcgactgacacactgTCCGCGAGCGACCGGTAGCtcgtgatcgactgacacactctcCGCGAGCGACCGGTAGCCcgggatcgacgtaatgcccacccctgttatATGACAATCTGAACAATCCGTCGGTGATCAAttcaatgccctgagaataaaatgaccTACACGAACAGGTATAATCATAGCCATGACAACAcaaagaataaaaaaacatttttttattctacTGTTTTGTCCCCAATCACCTTTTCCACCACATCCAGGCGGTTGTGAAGACTTGCGTGTTCCTGACATGCACTTGAAGGGGCCGCTCGAGGTGTTCTCTCAGAATCTGAAAGTCCAACAGAAAGTGCACATATGAGTGACTATTGCAGCCTTTTTCCACCACAGGAAATATACTTCCAGAACTTTTGTTATTGGCCATCTTGAAGGAACCACATTTGTCCCACCTTTACATGTATTACTTTTTAGGTTCCTAAAACCTTCAGACAGGCATATCTGATTTGATGGCTACTTAAAGTCAAAATAcaagtgattgtcacacacacacttagtgtggcgaaattattctctgcatttgacccatcacccttgatcaccccctgggaggtgaggggagcagtgggcagcacttAGAGCTGCGCAAATGCAAATTACACTTGGCCACAGTACCTGGCCTTTTTAGTTCCAGGTACTACTCATAGGGCATTCAAAGCATTGTAACTGGACTGTTCGGTCTGTTTTCGATTGGTCGGATTTAGTCTgattagactagatctgaccaatcctagcctatgagcatgaactgatgaagcctgctcaAATGAGAGGCATAACATCTTCTAAGACATACAGTACCGAATAGTCCAGTTGTGCTCTATTGAAGGCTTTGAAAATACAATGATACAATGATCTGAGGAATAAGAAATTCCATAGAGGTCCAAGTACTATATTTACTAGGAACTACAGTACCGGGAAAAATGGCTTGTGTATCAACAACAAAACTTTCcactgtcatgtcatgtcatggggCTGTGGTAATGTGCTGGGTGGTAAGAGGCTAAGTTGCTTGTaatttccaggattttttttagaGATGAGGATATGTATGTAAAACATTCCTTTCTTTGATGCATTAAATCTTGCGCTTCTTTTTTTCCTTTCTGGACTCTGGCATGTGTATCAATTAGACATAGAAGGTCtacattaactttctctttgcaATAATCCTCAACATGAAcaatacagtgcatccggaaagtattcacaacccttcacttttcccacattttggTATGGTACAGGCTTATTCCAAATTGAAAAACTTTCATTTGTGCCCTTTAACTTCTACTGAAAATACCCAATAATGaaactgtgaaaatgtttttttttaaattgcaaattTTTTCCAACTAAAATACtcacatgtacataaatattcacagcctttgcgcaATACTTTggtgatgcacctttggcagaaattacagtcTCAAGTCTGATTTAATACAACGTcacaaacttggcacacctaactttgggcagttttgcccattcctttttgcccattcctcttcgcagcgcctctcaagctccatcaggttggatggggaGCGTTGGTttccatccaggatgtctctgtagttttctgcattcatctttccctctagcctgctgctgaaaaacatccccactgcatgatgctgccaccaccatgcttcgcTGTAGTGTTGGGATTGCCCTGATGATGGGTGGTGCGCTGtcaatactttccagatgcactgaaTAAGACTAAACAAAATCAAAAGAGCAGCTTACATGCATCATTGTAATATGAGGTGAATAACAGACCCAAGGTTGGAAAACTGGTCTAATTGAATTGAATTTTATTTCTTCCATGTTGTGCCCCTATTACACAGGATGTATGAAACCAATCACAAGCTGTTCAAAATGTATTACAATGTGGCTGACACTTGTAATAGATGTAAGCAGTCCCCTGGCAATTTGTTACAAATGTTCTGGTTATGTACGGAACATGTTGATTTttggtcaaaacattttttttcactctTCAAACCACTTACAATGCTGTGATGGAGCCACACTCGCTGtctgctttattttattttattttttgcattccACACAATGGAACGTTGTCAGCTTATGCTCGATACATGTTGGCCTGTTGCACCCTTCTAGATAGGTGTCTTATTCTTGGACTGGGAACATGGTTTACCTCCGTCTAATGAGCGATTGATCAGGCAAGTCTTATGTAATTTAAAATTGAAAAAGTTAAGGTTTTCTTTCAACGGCTGCAACCAACTGATGTCCATCATAGACATACTGCTCAATGGGTTATATTGACAtccgaagggacaagcggtagaaatggatggatggatggaagttaataTACCATTTTCCAATATTTGTTGTATCTTGGCCATGTATGTCGTGtaaattattgtttatttatttattgtattttattttccttTCTCCTAATTGTGTATCTGTTagtaccattattattattatcaaattgttttatttttatttttctttacaaataTGAGGAGTACAAATGACTGCACTGCTTGACTTGTCAGCAAGGATCTTAAAGATGAAAACGTAATGAACTGATCTCATCCCACACTTTCGTAAATCCTGACAGAATTTGTGTACCATACTTAAAAGTATGATTTACAGTCAGGGTGGACAAACACCTCTCTGAACGCAGTGAACAGTTTTTAGGACAAAGTGTAATGACAGATATGTGGTCAATTTTAGAAATGCTTAAAATGTATCTGTTGTCATTTTGCACGTTAATACGAGTAATCATATGCAAAGTATTTGCCAACAGTGGAATCTAATGGGATTAATGTAATCTGCTTTTTAATTATGTGTACACACTGTATTCATTTagagtagtggttctcaaacttttttttttttaccaggtaCCGCTACAGAGAACActttgctctccaagtaccactataatgaccaacTTTAAAATACAGTGACATactaggcctaagtgttcattaaaactAGACAGGTGTTTTATTTAAtgaatatatttgatatttttggccactgtaacattacacatagtttgaacagtaacactgtgcttAAATATAGCACAATAAAACACTGTAGGTTAAAAAATGATTGCTTAGTGTAACACTAGATGGAGCCCCCGTAACGTGTACCATAGTTTGACAGTCACTAATTTAGAGGAGTGGAAAAAAGATTTAATTATGAAGTTACCCAGACATTATGGTTATGGGtgtggtggggggtggggggtgggggtgggggtggggtcacAATGATGTCATTGTATACTTAATTTTCTGTgatgatatgattttctttaaaaaggttaAACAATGTATACGTACAATTAAAACAAATCTTTGCTATCAATTGGTATTTTTATATTGTATCGTCAGCACGGTGgacaggggtttgtgcgtctgcctcacaattcgaaagttcagtagtcctgggttcaatcccgggctcgagatctttctgtgtggagtttgcatgttctacccatgactgcgtgggttccccccgggtactccggcttcctcccacttccaaagacatgcacctgggtataagtTGATtgataacactaaattggcccttgtgtgtgaatgtgagtgtgaatgttgtctatctatctgtgttggccctgcgatgaggtggcgacttgtccagggtgtacaccgccttccgcccgatagtagctgagataggcaccagcgccccccgcgaccccaaagggaataagcgtattgtacaatgtactttgttgagaactTTTCAAGTGTCTAGAGACTTTTGAGGACTTTTTCATTATCAGACTGTAACGACCTGCTGGTGGTGACATTTCATGTTTGTGCGGTTTTGATACAACGTAAATTTTTCCCATGATCGCAAACACACCGTTCGGTCCTGAAAGCAGATTgacggagaatgaggaagtgttgtgtgtgtgtccaggtaaGTATGGAGACAAAAGTGTGTGCACGGGATGTAAAACCTGTTGAAATTAGGCAAGCTGatatcataagattggtaataaatgttaaaaatagcgtcagacttttgacttcttctggaggctacaatacatttatattacctaatttgttttcacgtaaaatacccttttttttaggcGTGATGGCTATGATTTTGCCGTGGCGGCAGGTGCCATCACTTTTATTAAAAGGAAACCCTAATATAGTTTTCTTTTTGAGCAGTTACATTATGTAGTTCATGTCAAAAACAAGTACAACTATGCATTTATACAAGTTTTGACATGGTATTGCTGCTGATACCTCAAAAAATGACTGCCGCAACATGGCGGACAGCTGAACTGAActtttttgtggaattttgcctatcattcacagtcATTATCAAAGACACAACGACGGATGTATTATTTTTAAAAGCATTCTAACTTTTAAATACACGTATATAGAAATCTGCTTATAATGGAGACAATGGGAGCTCTTAATTTACATTTAGTGGTCTTGAATATTAtccaaatattagtgatattgttattataagggct
This sequence is a window from Nerophis ophidion isolate RoL-2023_Sa linkage group LG09, RoL_Noph_v1.0, whole genome shotgun sequence. Protein-coding genes within it:
- the LOC133559281 gene encoding uncharacterized protein LOC133559281 isoform X1, encoding MAHPSVTLVGLFILVIGSTVAGQSQHYSEAWWWQHHAVGMFFSSRLEGKMNAENYRDILDGNQRSPSNLMELERRCEEEWAKRNGQNCPKLDSERTPRAAPSSACQEHASLHNRLDVVEKKVEDTVGKLEAELAALLEDIEDPKWRPLLDKTGNPVDILDDPASVQS
- the LOC133559281 gene encoding placenta-specific protein 9-like isoform X2, which gives rise to MAHPSVTLVGLFILVIGSTVADSERTPRAAPSSACQEHASLHNRLDVVEKKVEDTVGKLEAELAALLEDIEDPKWRPLLDKTGNPVDILDDPASVQS